A single window of Undibacterium sp. 5I1 DNA harbors:
- a CDS encoding head GIN domain-containing protein, giving the protein MRNIIKTGLGMLLLAIVLIGLSAVVMRAHAASVSIVISAASAASVTSSAANSEVRPVYASIVNIVMNGPIDLVLKQAAVPELMVHGEPNMLARVTTRIEGNTLYIGTRGMFIVIRQPLRIEMALPALEKLQMQGSGDAMIKGFHGRQFETILRGSGNLQFEGDYQQVLANAVGSGDVNLVLPNSDNIELTAMGSGNINLKGQTKLLTAKMSGSGNLDAVALRANLAVLNASGSSDAKITATQEVKVRLSGSGDARIYGNPTKRTVQSSGSGEVNWQ; this is encoded by the coding sequence ATGAGAAATATCATCAAAACAGGTCTAGGCATGTTGTTACTCGCCATCGTTTTAATTGGCTTAAGCGCGGTCGTAATGCGGGCGCATGCAGCATCTGTCTCAATAGTGATATCCGCTGCGTCAGCCGCATCAGTTACATCATCTGCCGCCAATAGCGAGGTGCGACCTGTTTATGCTTCCATCGTCAATATCGTGATGAACGGGCCGATTGATCTGGTGCTGAAACAAGCGGCAGTACCTGAGTTGATGGTGCATGGCGAACCTAATATGTTGGCTCGCGTGACTACCAGAATCGAAGGCAATACTTTGTATATCGGCACCCGTGGCATGTTCATCGTGATCCGTCAGCCCTTGCGTATAGAGATGGCGCTACCTGCGCTAGAAAAATTGCAAATGCAGGGTAGTGGTGATGCCATGATCAAAGGCTTTCATGGAAGACAGTTTGAAACCATCTTGCGTGGCTCTGGCAACCTCCAGTTTGAGGGCGATTATCAGCAAGTACTGGCCAATGCGGTTGGCAGCGGCGATGTCAATCTGGTCTTGCCCAACAGTGACAATATTGAACTGACCGCTATGGGGTCTGGCAATATCAATCTAAAAGGTCAAACTAAACTACTGACGGCAAAAATGAGTGGGTCGGGCAATCTCGACGCCGTGGCTTTACGCGCAAATCTAGCGGTACTCAATGCCAGTGGCTCTTCTGACGCAAAGATCACGGCAACGCAAGAAGTCAAAGTACGTCTCAGCGGCAGCGGCGACGCTAGAATTTACGGCAATCCTACTAAACGTACAGTACAGAGCTCTGGCTCGGGAGAAGTTAACTGGCAATGA
- a CDS encoding DUF1700 domain-containing protein has protein sequence MNKSEYMNALKQSLDGLPTAVVEETMWAYESKFIDALMAGRSEEQVAASLPSPQLVAAQQRSKARLDAFKHRASPANLAALLVALLGVMVFNLFMIIPAIVYVSMLVAAYVTSLSFYVAGIAIAAGGLSGVEHFKFDMPSHNHHVVIMDDHDLKFHGRKNVTVDITPGGINTEDGDTASSDSVEPMSSTGSKTTTNNPVNSASSIVANSASSAVASNTLGATTIAIESKGEQGGIQVNVDNGLNRYHVMQGIGLLLGGIALFMLCLFMTKYTFIGFKNYLQWNISLLRLPAHATA, from the coding sequence ATGAACAAATCAGAATATATGAATGCCCTCAAGCAATCGCTGGATGGCTTACCTACAGCGGTAGTGGAAGAAACCATGTGGGCTTACGAGAGCAAATTTATTGACGCTTTAATGGCGGGGCGCAGCGAAGAGCAAGTTGCTGCCAGTTTGCCTTCGCCACAATTGGTCGCTGCGCAACAACGCAGTAAAGCGCGCCTGGATGCGTTTAAGCATCGCGCTAGCCCGGCTAATCTGGCGGCTTTGCTGGTGGCTCTGTTAGGCGTGATGGTGTTTAACTTATTTATGATTATTCCGGCGATTGTGTATGTCAGCATGCTCGTGGCAGCCTACGTCACTTCATTAAGTTTCTATGTTGCTGGCATTGCGATTGCAGCAGGTGGTCTGTCCGGCGTAGAACATTTTAAATTTGACATGCCGTCGCACAACCATCATGTGGTGATCATGGATGACCATGATCTCAAATTCCATGGTCGTAAAAATGTCACCGTCGATATTACGCCAGGCGGAATTAATACTGAAGATGGTGATACCGCGTCGTCTGATTCTGTGGAGCCGATGTCTTCCACCGGTTCTAAAACAACTACCAATAATCCAGTCAATAGCGCCTCCAGCATTGTAGCGAATAGCGCATCTAGTGCTGTAGCCAGCAACACTCTCGGTGCAACCACCATCGCAATAGAAAGCAAGGGTGAGCAAGGCGGTATTCAAGTCAATGTTGACAATGGTTTGAATCGATACCATGTCATGCAAGGTATTGGCCTTCTGCTCGGTGGTATTGCCTTATTCATGCTGTGTCTCTTTATGACGAAATACACTTTCATCGGCTTCAAAAATTACTTGCAATGGAATATTTCGCTGCTGCGCTTGCCTGCTCACGCAACTGCCTGA
- the glpD gene encoding glycerol-3-phosphate dehydrogenase, which produces MTQTVRKIECDVLVIGGGINGAGIARDAAGRGLSVVLCEKDDLASHTSSASSKLIHGGLRYLEYYEFGLVRKSLIEREVLLRSAPHIITPLRFVMPHMQGLRPAWMLRAGLFLYDHLARRELLPGSTAINLKKHLAGQALQANLSRGFEYSDGWVDDARLVVLNAIDAAEKGATIMTHTRCESVVQQDGKWLAQLRDTSGAAAAVNQITEVCAASLINATGSWAAQLQQAILPQQTARTLRLIKGSHIVVKRMFDHPYAYIFQHPDGRIVFVIPYENDFTLIGTTDINYQGDINKVVIDAAEIDYLCELSSLYFKQEIQPKDVLWSYSGVRPLVDDGSVDAKAITRDYHLELSDSAAPLLTVFGGKITTFRKLAEEAINLITPALAKSALTQSGRDKFSAIKPAWTANACLPGGDVFGDRPDNRAVLEFDDFIKRLRRDYPWMPSPLLKRYARAYGTRIKHLLEGINALAHMGEEIAPGLYAAEVSYLIHHEWARNAEDILWRRSKLGLHVPPGTASVLDAWIASK; this is translated from the coding sequence ATGACTCAAACTGTACGTAAAATCGAATGTGATGTGCTGGTAATCGGCGGTGGTATTAATGGTGCTGGCATTGCGCGTGATGCTGCTGGCCGAGGACTATCCGTCGTGCTGTGCGAAAAAGATGATCTTGCTTCACACACCTCATCTGCCTCCTCCAAACTAATACACGGTGGCCTGCGCTATCTGGAATATTATGAGTTTGGCCTGGTCAGAAAATCGCTGATTGAGCGCGAAGTATTATTACGTTCCGCCCCGCATATCATCACGCCCCTGCGTTTTGTGATGCCGCACATGCAAGGCCTGCGTCCTGCATGGATGTTGAGGGCAGGTTTATTTTTGTATGATCATCTGGCAAGGCGCGAATTATTGCCCGGATCTACCGCCATCAATTTAAAAAAACATCTGGCTGGTCAGGCTTTGCAAGCTAATTTAAGTCGTGGCTTTGAATACTCAGATGGCTGGGTAGATGATGCGCGTCTGGTCGTATTAAATGCAATCGATGCGGCAGAAAAAGGTGCCACCATCATGACCCACACGCGCTGCGAATCCGTGGTGCAGCAAGATGGTAAATGGCTGGCGCAATTACGTGATACATCCGGTGCTGCTGCCGCTGTCAATCAAATTACCGAGGTCTGCGCAGCTAGCCTGATCAATGCGACTGGCTCGTGGGCAGCACAATTACAGCAAGCTATTTTGCCGCAGCAGACTGCCAGAACTTTGCGTTTAATCAAAGGCAGTCACATCGTAGTGAAGCGCATGTTTGATCATCCGTATGCGTATATTTTTCAGCATCCTGATGGCCGCATCGTTTTCGTTATTCCCTATGAAAATGACTTTACTCTGATCGGCACCACCGACATTAACTACCAGGGCGATATCAATAAAGTGGTGATCGACGCGGCTGAAATTGATTATCTATGTGAGCTGAGTAGCCTCTATTTCAAGCAAGAAATTCAACCCAAAGACGTACTGTGGTCTTATTCTGGTGTGCGGCCATTAGTCGATGACGGCAGCGTGGATGCCAAAGCAATTACCCGCGATTATCATTTGGAATTGTCGGACTCCGCCGCACCGCTACTAACCGTCTTTGGTGGCAAGATTACGACCTTTCGCAAGCTGGCAGAAGAAGCGATCAATTTAATCACGCCTGCACTCGCTAAATCTGCACTCACTCAATCAGGTAGAGATAAATTCAGCGCTATCAAACCCGCCTGGACCGCAAATGCCTGCTTGCCCGGCGGCGATGTTTTTGGTGATCGGCCAGATAACCGCGCTGTATTGGAGTTCGATGATTTTATTAAACGTCTACGCCGCGATTATCCGTGGATGCCAAGCCCGCTATTAAAACGCTACGCCCGCGCTTACGGCACCCGCATTAAGCATCTGCTAGAGGGCATTAACGCTCTGGCGCACATGGGCGAAGAAATCGCACCTGGCTTGTACGCAGCAGAGGTCAGCTACCTGATCCACCACGAATGGGCACGCAATGCCGAAGATATTTTATGGCGCCGCTCAAAGTTGGGTTTGCATGTACCGCCAGGTACAGCAAGCGTGTTGGATGCCTGGATCGCCAGCAAATAA
- a CDS encoding GGDEF domain-containing protein: protein MLLRQTGAHNLLTQITSQAQLDNELSTLSRQTDATIESEPAQTIALILKAIALAEASVEFKADAVVIGELHCKIGNCRIILHDPSGIRDFEIALEYAEKSNSLELKADVLHGLARTFLAFGDTNSALQYAEKAIAIERQVDRPKKFAQILITLGFIFTITQQFERSLTIYKEAYILCEKNQDQDSLARVKNNWADSLIIYYEVQNEDGASPDVQMLDDAILYTRQSLVHAQTNKMVRTQLLATETLAHALEERGLYDLALQELGHGLDQFSGYGFAKEELDIKVRIGALQLRMQQLQAAVASMIEARDFAMRLGNYPHLADLLKILSHAYEMVQNFEAALKVYKEFHTITLKARDQRAQVSAQIFAAKMDLERAQQEAIVHKNRVNQLEDFNRTLRVQVNEDTLTGLPNRRALEEKMATRLTGTITNVAFAMADIDFFKKVNDGYSHLIGDEVLRQVGRLISSCLRSGDMAARIGGEEFALLFDRTAKSVEACERIRNVIAAYDWSTVAVGLHITMSFGVTHIRDGDDLKAMMVRADAALYRAKDNGRNRVEKA from the coding sequence ATGCTACTCCGACAAACGGGAGCACATAATTTGCTTACTCAAATCACTTCACAAGCGCAGTTGGATAACGAATTATCCACCTTATCCCGACAGACTGATGCCACGATAGAGAGTGAGCCTGCGCAGACCATCGCGCTGATTTTAAAAGCAATTGCTCTGGCAGAAGCCAGTGTCGAATTCAAAGCCGATGCAGTAGTCATAGGCGAGTTACATTGCAAAATCGGGAACTGTCGCATTATTTTGCATGACCCATCTGGTATCCGCGATTTTGAAATCGCCTTAGAGTACGCAGAAAAAAGTAATAGCCTGGAGCTAAAAGCAGATGTACTACATGGCTTAGCTCGTACCTTCCTTGCGTTTGGTGATACCAATAGCGCTTTGCAATATGCAGAAAAAGCGATCGCTATAGAGCGGCAGGTAGACAGACCAAAAAAATTCGCGCAAATACTGATCACCCTCGGCTTTATATTTACGATTACTCAACAATTTGAGCGCAGCCTCACCATCTACAAAGAAGCTTATATTCTATGTGAAAAAAATCAGGATCAGGATAGCCTGGCAAGGGTTAAAAATAATTGGGCAGACAGCCTGATTATTTATTACGAAGTACAGAACGAAGATGGTGCATCGCCAGACGTACAGATGCTGGACGACGCTATTTTATATACGCGCCAATCGCTGGTTCATGCGCAAACTAATAAGATGGTGAGAACTCAGTTGCTGGCGACAGAAACGCTGGCACATGCGTTGGAAGAGCGGGGTTTATATGATCTCGCGCTGCAAGAGTTAGGTCATGGATTAGATCAATTTTCAGGCTACGGCTTTGCTAAAGAAGAGCTCGATATCAAGGTGCGTATCGGCGCCTTACAATTGCGTATGCAGCAACTGCAAGCAGCAGTCGCATCGATGATAGAAGCCCGTGATTTTGCGATGAGATTAGGTAATTATCCGCACCTGGCCGATTTGCTTAAAATTCTTTCGCATGCGTATGAGATGGTTCAGAATTTTGAGGCGGCCTTAAAAGTCTATAAAGAATTCCATACGATTACACTCAAAGCGCGTGATCAAAGAGCGCAAGTCAGCGCCCAGATTTTTGCGGCAAAAATGGATTTAGAGCGGGCGCAGCAAGAAGCAATAGTCCATAAAAATCGGGTCAACCAGCTAGAAGATTTTAATCGTACCTTGCGGGTGCAGGTTAATGAAGATACCTTAACAGGCTTACCAAACCGGCGTGCGCTGGAAGAAAAAATGGCGACGCGTTTAACCGGCACAATCACCAATGTCGCATTCGCAATGGCCGATATTGATTTCTTTAAAAAGGTCAACGATGGCTACTCACATTTGATCGGTGACGAGGTACTGCGTCAGGTTGGGCGCTTGATCTCATCTTGTCTGCGCTCAGGCGACATGGCTGCGCGTATTGGTGGGGAAGAGTTCGCTTTATTATTTGACCGCACCGCAAAATCAGTCGAAGCCTGCGAACGTATACGCAACGTGATTGCAGCCTATGACTGGAGCACAGTAGCCGTAGGCTTGCATATCACCATGAGTTTTGGGGTGACGCACATCAGAGACGGCGACGATTTAAAAGCCATGATGGTTCGGGCTGATGCGGCCTTATATCGCGCCAAAGACAACGGCCGTAATCGGGTAGAAAAAGCATAA
- a CDS encoding ABC transporter permease codes for MNFLQVFIEAFRSMNANRLRTSLTMLGIIIGITSVVMMLAVGESAKKFISKELEVLGSNLMIVSPGANRTQGVRARTGTAPSLSVDDALALNELPSLNGAAPALQGFFQIAVGNDNTNSAVLGITPEMFKVRNWKVDQGNYFSDSDIRGAARMVVIGKKLAEQFFYKTNPLGQFVRIDNVPFQVVGVLQGEGRMFDGGDLGEMVLIPITTARATLMRSPFPSNVHYVVVQAKDDKSLKDADQDIKDMLRDRHHIKSEQEDDFRIDNLASIAETGAKISAGLAAMLGAIGAISLIVGGIGIMNIMLVSVTERTREIGIRMAIGAKPRDVLLQFLTEAVVICLVGGVFGILLASAGAAAITSTGKLDVEIGFGAMLVACGFASFVGIFFGFYPARRASLLLPVDCLRYE; via the coding sequence ATGAATTTTCTTCAAGTTTTTATTGAAGCATTCCGCTCCATGAATGCCAATCGGCTGCGTACCTCGCTGACTATGCTGGGTATCATCATCGGCATCACCTCGGTAGTAATGATGTTGGCTGTAGGCGAAAGCGCTAAGAAATTTATCTCGAAAGAGTTAGAGGTATTGGGTAGTAATTTGATGATCGTATCGCCGGGTGCCAATCGTACTCAAGGTGTGCGGGCGCGCACAGGTACAGCGCCTTCTTTATCTGTAGATGATGCACTGGCGCTCAATGAATTACCTAGCCTGAACGGCGCAGCTCCAGCTTTGCAAGGGTTTTTTCAGATCGCGGTTGGCAATGACAATACCAACAGCGCGGTACTTGGGATCACGCCAGAGATGTTTAAGGTGCGTAACTGGAAAGTTGATCAGGGCAATTATTTTAGTGATTCTGATATCCGCGGCGCAGCTCGTATGGTCGTGATCGGTAAAAAGTTAGCCGAGCAGTTTTTTTATAAAACCAATCCACTCGGTCAGTTTGTCCGCATTGATAATGTGCCGTTTCAGGTGGTTGGCGTATTGCAGGGCGAGGGACGGATGTTTGATGGCGGTGATCTGGGCGAGATGGTCTTGATCCCGATCACAACTGCCCGCGCAACCTTGATGCGCAGTCCTTTTCCCTCTAATGTGCATTATGTAGTGGTACAGGCAAAAGACGATAAATCACTGAAGGACGCCGACCAAGATATTAAAGACATGCTGCGTGATCGCCATCATATTAAGTCCGAACAAGAAGATGATTTTCGAATTGATAACTTGGCGTCCATTGCAGAGACCGGCGCCAAAATCAGTGCAGGCCTGGCCGCCATGCTGGGCGCAATTGGTGCGATTTCATTGATTGTGGGCGGTATTGGCATTATGAACATCATGCTGGTATCGGTGACTGAGCGTACCCGCGAGATTGGCATACGGATGGCGATTGGTGCCAAGCCGCGCGACGTGCTGTTACAGTTTTTGACGGAAGCGGTAGTGATTTGTTTAGTCGGCGGCGTATTTGGTATTTTGCTGGCAAGTGCGGGTGCCGCCGCCATTACTTCGACGGGTAAGCTGGATGTAGAAATCGGCTTTGGCGCAATGCTGGTTGCTTGTGGTTTTGCCAGTTTTGTCGGAATTTTCTTTGGATTTTATCCGGCACGCCGGGCGTCTTTGCTGTTGCCGGTGGATTGTTTACGCTACGAATAG
- a CDS encoding ABC transporter ATP-binding protein, whose translation MDTKGKAINQTVAQSQAQTQAEAQPLIDIRKVTKSYFSGGIETQVLFGINLLVPQGDFLAVMGQSGSGKSTLMNIFGCLDQATNGTYRLNGVDTLTLSRSELATIRNRTIGFVFQSFNLIKRMSVAENVALPLIYAGVSRDKAYKKALVELERVGLKEYAKRLPNQLSGGQQQRVAIARALVADPPLILADEPTGNLDTQTSVEIMRSLQQLNAERGITILLVTHEPDIAAYSKRLVRLKDGHVLYDGPAVEGLQQLAQSHEAHAQVSSQAATQAAATASNNYMSQDQSGVGL comes from the coding sequence ATGGATACGAAAGGCAAGGCTATAAATCAAACGGTAGCTCAGTCTCAAGCTCAGACGCAAGCTGAGGCTCAGCCACTGATCGATATCCGTAAGGTGACTAAAAGTTACTTCTCCGGCGGTATTGAGACCCAGGTTTTATTCGGGATCAATCTGTTGGTACCGCAGGGTGATTTTTTAGCCGTGATGGGGCAATCGGGTTCTGGCAAATCAACGCTGATGAATATTTTTGGTTGTCTGGACCAGGCGACCAACGGTACTTACCGCTTAAATGGGGTGGATACGTTAACTTTGTCACGCAGTGAATTAGCGACGATACGCAATCGTACAATCGGTTTTGTATTCCAGAGTTTTAATCTGATTAAAAGGATGAGCGTTGCAGAGAATGTCGCCTTGCCGCTCATTTATGCCGGTGTATCACGCGATAAAGCATACAAAAAAGCCTTGGTCGAACTGGAGCGGGTAGGCTTAAAAGAGTACGCAAAACGTTTGCCGAATCAACTTTCTGGTGGCCAGCAACAACGGGTGGCAATTGCCCGCGCATTAGTCGCTGATCCACCGCTGATTCTAGCGGATGAGCCAACCGGTAATCTGGATACTCAAACCAGCGTCGAGATCATGCGCTCTTTGCAGCAGTTAAATGCCGAGCGCGGCATTACGATTTTACTGGTGACACATGAGCCAGATATTGCCGCGTATAGCAAACGTTTAGTCCGCCTCAAAGATGGCCATGTTTTATACGATGGCCCGGCGGTAGAGGGTTTGCAACAGCTAGCGCAAAGCCACGAGGCGCATGCACAGGTTTCTTCACAGGCGGCTACACAAGCGGCTGCAACCGCTTCCAATAACTATATGTCACAAGATCAGAGCGGAGTCGGATTATGA
- a CDS encoding efflux RND transporter periplasmic adaptor subunit, with amino-acid sequence MTFFTKKRFILAVVILLIAGAAASYYQKKQKASKDEEPQFKTAIVDKGNLTQTVTASGTLNPVALISVGSQVSGTVVELNADFNDRVKKGQVLLKLDPTIFNAQIKQSEATLASAESSKRLAVANLDRNQKLVSLSYISGASLDQLKREVEVADANIKLARAQLDRVQADFNNSVIRSPIDGVIIKRTIDMGQTVAASFQTPNLFQIARDLTKMQIDTNVSEADVGSLKDGQAARFVVDAYPDREFDASLRQFRLAANVQQNVVTYNVVLDVDNKDELLKPGMTAQVRLVVGNRQNVLRIPTAALRFKLSDEEIAKEAKLKKEAEKKAAESGAGSSAVTSAASASASVVPRPEAEDDVSFRSKGEMTRSFKIFVLDEKNKAKPVDIKIGLSNFRYTEVLSGDLKPGDKVIIRSLDIANAGSH; translated from the coding sequence ATGACATTTTTTACTAAAAAACGTTTTATCCTCGCTGTCGTGATATTACTTATTGCTGGCGCCGCAGCCAGCTACTACCAAAAAAAGCAAAAGGCCAGTAAGGATGAGGAGCCACAATTTAAGACCGCCATCGTCGACAAAGGCAACCTGACCCAAACTGTAACTGCCAGCGGCACACTCAATCCGGTTGCGCTCATCAGCGTGGGTTCGCAAGTATCTGGCACTGTGGTGGAGTTGAATGCCGATTTCAACGACAGGGTTAAAAAAGGGCAAGTGTTATTGAAGCTGGACCCGACCATTTTTAACGCCCAGATTAAACAGAGCGAAGCCACGTTGGCATCGGCCGAATCGTCCAAGCGGCTGGCGGTGGCAAACTTAGATCGTAATCAAAAACTGGTTTCGCTGAGCTATATTTCTGGCGCATCGTTAGACCAGTTGAAGCGTGAGGTAGAAGTGGCCGATGCCAATATCAAACTCGCCAGAGCGCAGCTGGATCGGGTGCAGGCGGATTTTAATAACAGCGTGATCCGGTCACCGATTGATGGCGTCATCATCAAGCGCACGATCGATATGGGGCAAACGGTAGCGGCATCTTTCCAGACACCGAACCTGTTCCAGATTGCGCGTGATCTGACCAAAATGCAGATTGATACCAATGTGTCTGAAGCCGATGTGGGATCGTTAAAAGACGGCCAGGCGGCGCGTTTTGTGGTGGATGCCTACCCCGACCGTGAGTTTGATGCGAGCTTGCGCCAGTTCCGGCTTGCAGCCAATGTCCAGCAAAATGTAGTGACGTATAACGTCGTCTTGGACGTGGATAACAAAGATGAATTATTAAAGCCAGGCATGACGGCGCAGGTGCGTCTGGTTGTCGGTAATCGCCAGAACGTATTGCGCATCCCCACCGCTGCACTACGTTTTAAATTGAGTGATGAGGAGATCGCCAAAGAAGCGAAGTTGAAGAAAGAGGCTGAGAAAAAAGCGGCAGAATCAGGTGCTGGGTCAAGTGCAGTGACAAGCGCAGCCTCGGCCAGCGCATCTGTTGTGCCTCGCCCAGAAGCAGAGGACGATGTGTCTTTCCGTAGCAAGGGCGAGATGACGCGCTCATTTAAAATTTTTGTGCTTGATGAAAAAAACAAAGCTAAGCCTGTCGATATTAAAATTGGTTTGTCTAATTTTCGCTATACCGAAGTGCTTTCTGGCGATCTAAAGCCTGGCGATAAAGTGATTATCAGATCACTGGATATTGCCAATGCAGGATCGCACTAA
- a CDS encoding ABC transporter ATP-binding protein, which yields MNQENSGLALELTQLSKQYGRPAVDQLNLQVKRGELYALLGPNGAGKTTTLRMVAGLLVPDSGSVKILDVDLANNPALAKQKLAYLPDDPMLYNKLKPFEYLEFVAGLWGMSAADAESKARELLEWLDLSKHADELTEGFSRGMKQKLALAGALIHAPELIILDEPLTGLDAAAARQVKDLLLKHVQAGGTVILTTHILDVAERLAERIGIIQNGKLIAEGTLDELRSQTSHSVNGVTDANGANGANSVFSRAATLEEVFLQLTEPA from the coding sequence ATGAACCAAGAAAATTCTGGTCTGGCGCTGGAGCTGACACAGCTCAGCAAACAGTACGGTCGGCCTGCGGTTGACCAGCTTAATCTTCAGGTAAAACGCGGTGAGTTATATGCTTTGCTGGGGCCAAATGGTGCTGGTAAGACGACGACCTTGCGGATGGTGGCGGGTTTGCTGGTGCCGGATTCTGGTAGCGTAAAAATCCTTGACGTTGATCTTGCCAACAATCCCGCGCTTGCTAAGCAAAAGCTGGCCTACCTGCCGGATGATCCCATGCTGTACAACAAACTCAAGCCGTTTGAGTATCTTGAGTTTGTCGCTGGCTTGTGGGGCATGTCTGCCGCGGATGCCGAGAGCAAGGCGCGTGAGTTGCTGGAGTGGTTAGACCTGAGCAAGCATGCGGATGAATTGACCGAGGGTTTTTCGCGCGGGATGAAGCAAAAGCTGGCACTCGCCGGAGCCCTGATCCACGCGCCTGAACTGATTATTCTTGATGAACCTTTAACTGGTCTGGATGCAGCCGCTGCTAGGCAAGTCAAAGACCTTTTGCTCAAGCACGTGCAAGCGGGTGGTACGGTGATTTTGACCACGCATATTCTGGATGTAGCGGAGCGTCTGGCCGAACGGATAGGGATTATCCAAAACGGTAAGTTGATTGCCGAAGGTACTTTAGATGAATTGCGTAGCCAGACCAGCCATAGCGTAAATGGTGTGACTGACGCGAATGGTGCGAATGGTGCGAATAGTGTATTTAGCCGAGCAGCCACTTTGGAAGAGGTGTTCTTGCAATTGACGGAGCCTGCCTGA
- a CDS encoding GntR family transcriptional regulator — protein sequence MSIHSTNLFSIATGSAEPIYRQLIDQTRRLVAGGQLAPGDVLPSVREVAQALALNPMTVSKAYNMLETEGILQRNRGKGMLVAEGNKTARSATDRSNLLRPTLERAACEARQLELDSDTAMALFKKILKEIK from the coding sequence ATGAGCATCCATTCCACCAACTTGTTTTCAATTGCGACCGGTTCTGCAGAACCTATTTATCGCCAATTGATAGACCAGACTCGGCGCCTGGTAGCGGGAGGACAGCTAGCACCGGGCGATGTCTTGCCGTCGGTACGGGAAGTCGCTCAGGCGCTGGCGCTTAATCCTATGACCGTGTCCAAAGCCTACAACATGCTAGAAACCGAAGGCATATTGCAACGCAACAGAGGTAAAGGCATGTTAGTCGCAGAGGGCAATAAGACTGCGCGAAGCGCTACCGATCGCAGCAATTTGCTCAGGCCAACATTAGAGCGCGCTGCCTGTGAGGCAAGACAGTTAGAACTAGATAGCGACACAGCTATGGCACTTTTCAAAAAAATTCTCAAGGAAATAAAATGA